One Myxococcales bacterium genomic region harbors:
- a CDS encoding TlpA family protein disulfide reductase, which yields MSEEPTDKATQPVAKKGNAESPSDGPFYAVSVAVVVVGLLFGFFGLPRVFRSNHAAHVGKEAPSFALPVLTNGEEVKAMQGTEVALSSLKGSPVLLDYWATWCGPCQAEAPVIDRVYRRHKERGLVVLGINVNSRGDTEGVVPWVRKKGLSFTILHDVDNAASAAFDVQNIPTLVLISREGKVAAIRTGVTSDEDLDRLVKDVL from the coding sequence ATGAGCGAAGAACCGACGGACAAGGCCACGCAGCCCGTGGCCAAGAAGGGCAACGCCGAGAGCCCGAGCGACGGCCCGTTCTACGCGGTCAGCGTCGCGGTGGTCGTCGTGGGCCTCCTCTTCGGGTTCTTCGGGCTGCCCCGCGTCTTCCGCTCGAATCACGCCGCGCACGTGGGCAAAGAGGCGCCGTCGTTCGCGCTCCCCGTGCTCACGAACGGCGAAGAGGTGAAGGCCATGCAGGGGACCGAGGTCGCCCTCTCTTCCCTCAAAGGAAGCCCGGTGCTGCTCGACTACTGGGCCACCTGGTGCGGCCCCTGCCAAGCCGAGGCGCCCGTCATCGACCGCGTGTACCGTCGCCACAAGGAGCGCGGGCTCGTCGTGCTCGGCATCAACGTGAACTCTCGCGGAGACACCGAAGGGGTCGTCCCCTGGGTGCGCAAGAAGGGCCTCAGCTTCACCATCCTGCACGACGTCGACAACGCGGCCTCCGCGGCCTTCGACGTGCAGAACATCCCGACGCTCGTCCTCATCTCGCGCGAGGGAAAAGTCGCGGCGATCCGCACCGGCGTCACGAGCGACGAGGACCTCGATCGCCTCGTGAAGGACGTGCTCTGA